A segment of the Penaeus monodon isolate SGIC_2016 chromosome 38, NSTDA_Pmon_1, whole genome shotgun sequence genome:
aaatttttttaaagggaaaaaaaaaaaaaaaaaaaacccccccccccctttttttttttttttttttttcctttttttaaaggtttttttttttttttttttttttttttttaatttatttccccttccccttctttttttttttttatccgggggcTTGGGTTTTTTCCAAGGGGGgggcccacctttttttttttttaaaaaccccttggggCTAGGGGGTGCCACCCGTGGCTGTAGGCAaacgaggtaagttccttgcccaaggaaacgcgtcggccggtgactcgcctcgaattcagattgccgtcgtgcccgtcTTTAGTCCGATGCCTAACCCCACATAGgcgcgtgggcgtgcgtgtgtgcatggatgccctCACGCACTCGCATAAACGATTGGTGTGTCACGacctgattttttaattttttaaggccgcggtggcccagtggttaagCATCGCTCAagacggcacgacggcaatctgagttcgagggttcgagtcaccggccggggcccttttcccttgggcaaaggaacttcccgattgctacctagcccctgggtggggaAAACCCGCCCAATCGTGCtggcccaaacccgggtaaaaaaagagaatgattacctaaaagggcaCACCGGGACAAACctggaaaaaaactgggggccccaccacgtaccatccaaaagcatcacaacatgaaaaatccatttaaaatttaaaaaaaaaaaaaaaaaaaaaaaaaaaaaaaaaaaaaaaaaaaaaaaaaaaaaaaaaaaaaaaaattatctatatattttatataaaatatattatatatatatatatatatttatatatataaaatatatataatatatatatattgcctgcgCTCCGATTGCTGGCttgaacccgatctcacggcgagaaaacgacagatCACCTTTAGAGATCGAGCGCAGgtatcataggggaagtcaccgccgtggcaaaggtttttaaaaaaaaaaaaaaaaaaaaaaaaaaaaaaaaaaaaaaaaaaaaaaaaaaaaaaaaaaatatatatatatataattatatatatataatatatatatatatatatatatattatatatatatgtgtgtgtgtgtgtgtgtgtgtgtgtgtgtgtgtgtgtggtgtatgtgtgggttgtgtgtgtatgtgtttgtgtatgtgtgtgtgtgtgtgtgtgtgtgtgtgtgtgggatgtgtgtgtgtgtgttgtgtgtgtgttgtgtgtgtgtgtggtgtgtgtgtgtgtgttgtgtgtgtgagtgtgtttatgtataccacaaaacacacacacacacacacaccccacacacaccactacacacagaGGGTATAACGATAGaaaatatacaagagagagagaaaaaaaaaaaatgtccgaaaatGTATTTTTCAATGGAATTTTGACAATGACCTACAAACGTCGATTAAATATTCAGGCAGGAATTTTGAAACTTTATTGATTGCAAGTTGTCGACACAGCCAAAGAGTTGCTTAGTTACCAgaaaatttatgttatttttgcaataattttggaTTAAAATGTgcattcttattgttatgaatattgaaGCAAACTGTGATATGTTAACATTTTTGATTTTGATGAAaatcaatgatattgataaccatgataatgataacaaaaaaaattatataattattatagtaaatgcACAACTAATGAAATAGAAGTAATGGTAATGACACATGtatcatgatgatgaaaaaatggcAGTAATTGTAGCAAAAACAAGAGCAACCAGGAAGTGGAAAGCCTATAGGAGGTTGTTAAtaaaccaccccctcctccataagtatatgcatgcacacacaaacacacacacacacacacacacacacaatttttatgtatattatatatatatatatattatatatatatatatatatatatatatatataatatataatatatatatatatatatatatatacacacacacacacacacacacacacacacacaaatgataaaaacaacatacacacacacacatattaaatacatataaataaataaataatatatatatatatatatatatatatatatatatatatatatatatataggtgtatgtacataatatatatatatatatatattatatatattatactattatatatatatatatatatatatatatatataagtgtacatatacatatacatatataagtgtatatatataaatataaaatatatatatatatatatatatatatttatattatatatattctattatatatatatatacatgtgtgtgtgtgtgtgtgtgtgtgtgtgtgtgtgtgtgtgtgtgtgtgtgtgtgtgtgtgtgtatgtgtgcacatcaACCCCAAAGCATGCACGTATTTGCTTAAAGTTGGTTAAGTCAAACCTAattacggtagtgggtgagtctatcgcatatatgatggtgagttgagaaccccCAGCAAAGATTACCtgaacaactactcccctggggaaggatctttGGTCAGCCACCCAAGTATAAAGACTCAGTCAAATAgatgatgtcaacatggtgccaagtagttcgtcgAACACCGCCTCGGTGatggaacaaaaaagaaaaaaaagaaaaaaaatgtacatacataaacacacacacaatatataaatacatagatagatataggtatacacacacacacacacacacacacacacacacacacacacatacacacacacacgttaataatattaaaatatattatatatatatatatattatatattattattttatatatatatatatattattacacatacacacacatttgaatttttttttctaattcacttTCAGAAAGATCATTGACCACTTGCAAGGGAAATCTCTAGTCGATATCTTAGGACAGACACATATTTTCGCCCAACAGTCATCTAAAGCTGCATTTCCACACAAAATTTCAGATACACACCGACCATATCGCTCCACGGGGCAAGTATAATAACTCGGCACCAACCACGTAATCGCCTTAAAACAAGTCTAGAATGACCCAGCATATTCCTCCATTTACAAACAGAATATGGCCTTCAATCACAGACAGTCTCCTCTGACGAAAGTGTTCTGTGGGAAATGCCTTGAGTTGTAGCATGACAGATGGTCACCTAGGAACGGGGAGCGATTAATCGTTGTTGGCGTTTTCTGTGACTCTTTACTGCGGGGACGTGGTATCATCAAAGGGACCcctgtggtgtgtatggtgtgtgtgtgtgtgtgtgtgggtgtgtgtggtgtgtgtgtgtgtgtgtgtgtgtgtgggtgtgtgtgtggtgtgtgtgtgtgtgtgggggtgtgtgtgtgtgtgtgtgtgtgtgtgtgtgtgtgtgtggggtgtggtgtgtgtgtgtgtgtgagggagtgtgatagtgtgaatgtacatatatacattcgtatataaaatatatatatatataaaatattatattatatatatattacataacatacacatactacatataatatatatattatatatatatattaatatatatatatatatatatatatatatatatattatatacacacatacacacacgcacacacacgcacacacacacaccccacacacacacaccacaccccacacacacaacataaaatatatatattattttattatataatatatatttttatatatatatatatatatatataccattatatataaaatatataaNNNNNNNNNNNNNNNNNNNNNNNNNNNNNNNNNNNNNNNNNNNNNNNNNNNNNNNNNNNNNNNNNNNNNNNNNNNNNNNNNNNNNNNNNNNNNNNNNNNNCCtccccatctctatctcctctctttcacacatgcctttttctcttccgctcatttccctccattttttctctccctttcacccccccctttcccctttctactccccgcccacccaccaacccacttcccctctcctccccacccatccacctccctccttcctccccaccttccccctcttccccgcccaccttccctccttcatccccacccccctttcccctccaccccacctccctccccctcactcccccatccccttccccctccccctcctccccttcccccctccccctctctccttccccctccccctcccccccttcccctcccccctccccttcccccctccctccctcccccccttccccctccccctcccccccttccacctccctccctcctccccttcccctccccccctcccccccttccccctccccctcctccccttccccctcccctcctccccttcccctcggccccctcctccccgcccacaGCTCACCTCTCCCACCATCAGAAGCACCCTCCCCGGCTGCAGGGCCTCGACGAACGCCCGCAGAGGGGCTGGGTGGGCGTGCGCCGGGTGGGCGTAGCGGCGCAGAATCCGGGCGGAGGCCGGGGTGAATCACCAGCGCGGAGATGGAGCTTGGCTGAGGGCGCCACGCTCTCCTGCTTCCGGTCTTGTCCACGAACTCCGTCTCGCCGCTCAGGTCTTtctgttgagggggggggggggggggagggggagggttggggggggggggggagggaggttggggggagggtttggggttgggggttggggtttgggggggagggtgggggggggaaatgggggggaaggaggacgggagggaacagggaggggtggggaggaggaaagagggaaggagtgggtgaggaagggaaggtgagggaggaggggagggttgggaggggggagagttggggaagggggggagggaatgttgggcaaggaggggggagggagggttgggcaaggaggggggagggaggatcgattaagggtgagggagaagagggacgaacgagagagggagagagggcggggaggatgggggtgaaggggagagtacagagggtagggggggaggtaggagggatgattaaggggggaagggggggggaaaggttacgagagagggaagggtcaagcgagggtgagagaggggggggggggagggaggcaggggggggaaggagggaggcagggaggggaggggagggaggagggagggagggagaggcagggagggagggggggagggagggaggcaggagggagggagggagggagggaggagggggtcaaGGGGAGGAATTGTTGGGGAAAAGGGCGAGAAATGTtaagggaaagagataagaattattaaaaatggtaatcacacaccacacacacacacacacatatatatataatataatatatatattttaatataatatataatagatatatatatataataaatataaataaatatatgtaataatatatataatatatatataatatataaaatatatatattttttaaaaattatatatatatataatatatataatatatatatctatcatctatctaattttaatatatatatatatattatataaatatatatataatatatatatatatatatatatatatatatatatagatagatagatagatagatagatagatagatagatatatagatatatagatagacagatagatagacagatcgatcgatagacagatagctagaaagatagcgacacacacacaccatagccaAAACACCGGCCGCGGCGCAGCAAAAGCCCAGCCTCGCTCCTCAAGCCCCCGGTCATGGTCGCAAGGTATCTGTGCGTAATCATGGCTACACAGCATATATGCATGATCATGAGCTGCCAAGGATTCTATGCATGACCATGAGTCTACAGAATTTATACGAGATCATGAACTCTCTTGAGATATTacggtaatgaaaaaaaagaaaaaaaaaatctcgacgcCATTGCCGCTGTGAAATTTGAAAatctgaaaatgattttttttatgtgaatgttgataatagaaggaaaaaaaggcgaGAAACGATATTATTTGGGTAGTAAAGGTTCccaaataaggaaaaatgatACCAAATAACCTTCATAGGTAATGGTGGAAAGTATTTAGTGTTTGTAAAactcgaatgtgtgtgtgtgtgtgtgtgtgtgagagagagagagagagagagagagagagagagagagagagagagaagaagagagaggaaaaggagggagagagagagagagagagagaggagagaggggagagagagagggagaggagagaggggagagaagaggagagagaagagagagagagagaggagagagagaggaagagagagagagacgagaaaagagaagagagagagaaaccagagatagagagagagagagacagagatagagaaagagaaaaaaaaacagagagaaagagagagagagagagcgagagcgagagcgagagagagaagagagaggagagagagaggggagaggagagagagagagagaggggggagaggggagaaaagagaagagagagagagggacagagatagagaaaagagaaacggagatagagagagagagaagccagagatagatagatagatacatagatagatagatagatagatacatagatagatagagagagaggggaggagagagaggagagagaggagaggagagaggggaaaaaaaagggagagagagggaggaggaagaagaagtttggggaaagaagagaagggaagtggaaaggatggagggggggaggggaggagagagagagaagagaggaggagagagaggagagagagagaagaagaagagaggagagagagagagagaaaacagagatgagagggagagagacagagatagagaaagagagagagaagagagagatagacagcaagatagatagagattgatagatagaaacagacagataaacaatttGACCcaaagagatagaatgagagagagaaaggatagataaataaatatatatatataaatatatatatatatatatatataataataatattatatatatatatagatagatagatagatagatagatagagagagagagaggagagaggaggagagagagagacagggggaaaaaagaaagaaagaaagatgataaaaaactaaaagaaagaaaggcaatggaaaatggaaaataagaaaaaaaaaaaaaaaagagaaaaaaaagaataataagaagaagaaaggagaaagaagaggaagaggaagaagcagagaatCGCCAAGGCCAGCAGACGGCAGCGAGAGGCAGCGCGAGGaaccagacagacacagacagacataatcTCCCATCTAGGTTGGGGAGGATGTTACGTCACTCGATCAAAAGGACGTTTAATAGCTAAGGCTTCAGTGGCCGTCGCTTTCCTGCTGTCTCCATTCAGCGCTCGGAGAAAACCGCTTTTACAGCCTCTTGGAGATAAACCATGCTGGCGGAATGGATCGGGCGATTCGGAACTCTCGGGTTTGGGCCACgggcgctgtgtgtgtgtatttgatacacatgtacacacacacacacacacacacacacacacacacacacacacacaaaaaacacacacacacaacaaaatatatatatatataatataaaatatatatatatatatatatatatataaatatattataatatatatatatatatatatattttatatcatatatattttataatataaaattttataatattaataaatatatataattatattaatataatattatatatttaatatattatataaaaaaatataatatatataaatatttatatatatatatatatatatttaatatatataaaataatatattattaattataataaaatatattatatatataaatttacgttttatattttaataatattaaaatattcttttgttttgggggggttgttttgatgattattttattgtgtgtgttatgcaaaaaaaacacacacacacacacacacacacacacaccacacacacacaccacacacacaaccccactacaatgcacacacacacaccccacacacaagcagcacacacacatacacacaacacacacacacaacacacaccacatatgcacaccacacacacacaaaatacatatgcacacccacacaacatagccaacaaccccacacaacaaaaaaccccaacacataaagcacaacacacacacaaaccccacacacaaaaacacacaaaatagacacacacatcaacacacacacaacacaaccatgcacacacacacacacacacacacacacacacacacaaagtagcacacacacataacaacacaacgacacacacctagggacacaacacacaccacacacacacacacacaccaacacatatgcacacacacacacacacacacacacacaacatacaacaacattatacaacatacatataaatattaaaatataatatatattttaaaaatatatatattatatataataatatatattatatatatatatataaacttccttGCTCCCCCGGCCCCCAAGTCTAGCACGGAAGCACCAGCGATCACGTGACACAGACCACGAGCGCCCGTTCGCTAGATTCGATCAAGCGCTTTTCCGCTACTTACCGGAATGCCCTGCACGAAAGCTTTGGTGTTATTCTCATCTATCTTGACGATGATAGACAGGTCGCGTGAAGGGGGGGGACCTCCGAACACGGCGCGGAcgaatctgtctgtctctggggagggggggggggtaataaggatggcgatagtgatgataataataacgatgatgatgataattacattgGTTATATCAACAATCATCCTGGATATAGTGGTTTTGAtagtatttatcatcataatcaataactgaaatgttattaataattctaCTATTGCAAGTgctagtagtaacaataataataccgatagaaatgataattatgatgattatagagatgataacaacaaatgataaaaatgttaatgataataataataatagtaataataattatagcgaaaatgataaataataataataataagataagataatcagaatgaatgagaataaggaaatcagaataacaagaatgataagaataataacaagaataagaacatgaatagcaataacaaaggcTTAAGAACGAACTTTGGTCACGTGGCATCCACGAATTCAACTATGCACCTAATTTTCACCTAATTAGTCTTTCCCTAATTAAGTCGATTTTAGATCCCATTGAAGCGGGAGAACGTGAAGTGTACCAGaccaaattagggaaaaaaaattacgataAATAAGGCAACTAGTGGAAATAATTTCTAAGTGGATCTCAGCTCCTCATGATTAGTCGCGAGTTGCCAGTGTTAGTCGATGGCCACTATGGCAACAGGGCAGCTTCAGGTATTTGCCACAGCCTCCGGGACTTCGGCGCTCCAACAAAGGCCAAGGGAGCCTCCATTCCTCATTATTGTGGAATAAAAAGACACAGCGGACATCCCGGCTTTTAAGGATGAAAGGACTCGGTCTATTTTGGCAgaatctttcctttctctttcttttcctctctctctctctctctctctctctctctctctctctctctctctctctctctctctctctctctctctcttctctctctctctctctctctctctctctctctctctctctctctctctctgtctctctctctctctctctctcttctctctctctcctctctctctctttctctctctctctgtctctctctccctctctctctctctctctctctctctctctctctctctctctctctctctctctctctctctctctctctctctctacctgtcttcctaataataacgataatagttgctgttgttgctgctgctgatgatgatggtgttgatgatggtgatggtgatgatgatggtgaagatgatggtgatggtgatgatgatggtgaagttgatggtgatggtgatggtgatgatgatggtgatgatgatggtgaagatgatggtgatggtgatgatgataataatattaataataataataataataataataataataataataataataatgataataataataatgataataataacaatgatattgataataataacaatagtagtaatgataatgctagcaatgatgataatacagataacactaacaataatgttcacagcaacaacaacaacaacaaaagtaacgataaaaataataaccaccaccaccaacaacaatgacaatattactactaataataaaagtagtaataacaaccataataataataataataataataataataataataatgataataataataacaataataacaatagaacaacaaaaatgaaaaaaaaataatcatgataacatcaataccaacagcaatgataattctaataaacaacaacaacagtaacaataacaacaacaacaaaaatcctctccatctccctttgatatctttccttttctcctgcattctcctttctatcctcttcctcattccctcctcccataAACGTAGACAGACCGCACTTTCTCGACAACACTTTACAACAATGAGATGACAACcaactcttctcccccccccccatggttgaagtccctccccccatggttgaagtccctccccccatgGTTGAGGTCCCTCCCCCCATAACTGAAGTCCCTCCCCCatagttgaagtccctccccccatagttgaagtccctcccccgtggttgaagtccctccccccatgGTTGAAGTCCCTCTCCCCATAGTTGAAGTTGAAGTCTCTCCCCCCatagttgaagtccctccccccatggttgaagtccctccccccatggttgaagtcccccccccatggttgaagtccctccccccataactgaagtccctccccccatagatgaagtccctccccccatagatgaagtccctccccccatagatgaagtccctccccccataaCTGAAGTCCCTCC
Coding sequences within it:
- the LOC119597119 gene encoding uncharacterized protein LOC119597119, encoding MGVKDGRRWWLWAALMGCLWASAWAVPHPVIVELRERPVEPSPSLRSQLRHISRLHAMLSIDSPLCSNRLATADAADQRNKTDRFVRAVFGGPPPSRDLSIIVKIDENNTKAFVQGIPHGLSPRGCKSGFLRALNGDSRKATATEALAIKRPFDRVTLMVMHRILGSS